DNA from Evansella sp. LMS18:
TAAAAACCTGGTCGATAGGCAAACGGAAAGCGCCGGACGCATCCCTTACTGGCACATCATTTAAATAATCTTTAATTTTTCCAAGCACCTCAGGAATTCCCTTTTTCGACAGGCTGTCGACAAAAAGAAGGTCGGAGCCTTCAAAGAACGTGCCTTCCACCTGGCTGGAAATGTCCTCCTCGATCAACTCGATCATATCCTCTTCCACCTGGTCCATCTTTGTAACGACAATAAGTCCTTTATGTATCCCGAGCAGACGGAGGATGTCAAGATGCTCCACTGTCTGTGGCATTACCCCTTCATCTGCAGCCACCACAAGAAGAACAAGATCGATTCCCGCTACACCAGCAATCATCTGCCTGATAAATTTCTCATGCCCGGGCACATCTATGATGGAAACTTCCGAGTCCCCCGCGTCATCGAGCTTTAACGGGGCATAACCGAGCTCAATGGAGATCGCCCGTTCCTTTTCTTCCTTCAGTCTGTCCGTATCTATATTTGTTAACGCTTTAGTTAATGTTGTTTTACCATGGTCGATATGGCCTGCCATACCAATTGTATAAAACCGTTTCGGCATTATAAGCCCTCCTGAACACCCAAGTGAATTTTGCTGAAAACCAATTTCATATTAACATAAATAAGGTACCAGTGATATTCAGGAAGACTGCAGGAGTATGAGGGAAAAAATTGTTCTCCTGCAAATTATGGCGGAGCTGTGAACAGTAAGCGAAAGGGTTGTCTAATCATGGAGAAAAGAGTATAATAGGTTTTGCTGCTTTAATCATACGGGGCCGGATGTGTAGCTGGTGCTTGCCGAGGTCTTCAAAACCTTCTGGGAGGCGCGTGACGTCTCCGGTGGGTTCGATTCCCACACGGTCCCGCCAACCCTTATAATTTGCACCTCCCACCTCCCCATTTTTTTCAGTACCAGAATGCACAAATTCTTAAACCTCGAAGCTTACATACATTTCTTTCATTGCTCTAAAACCAACAAGCTCTCTCCATTTAACCTCTGCCGTTCCTGCGTGGATACATGCTGTGTTTTGACAGAGCGTCTGTATCGCAATTTGAGCTTCTAACCTTGCCAGAGCGGATCCTAAGCAAAAATGGATACCTGATCCAAATGCAAGGTGAGGATTTGGGTTTCTTGTAATATCAAATACATCTGCGTTCTGGAACTGTTTAGGATCCCGATTTGCTGCTCCAATAAGAACATAGACTTGATCACCTTTTTTAATCCGTACATTATTGAGTTCAATATCCTCTGATGCTTCTCTGGCAATCATTTGAGTTGGACTTTCATATCGCAAGCATTCCTCTATTGCAGGTTTAATTAGGGATGGATTCTCTTTTAACTTTTTGTATTCATCACGGTTTGTTAAAAAACAATAAAGCGAATTGCCTATTAAGTTGACGGTTGTTTCATGACCAGCAATCACAAGTAACACTATTGTAGCCAGAAGTTCTTCTTCTGATAGTTCTCCGTCTTTTTGTTGCTTTAATAACTCGCTAATTAAATCGTCCTGAGGAGATTGTTTCCTTTTTTTAATCATATCTTTAAAGAATGACAGCATCTCCAATGTTGTTTTGTTTCCTTCAACAATAGATCGTCTTGACCGAGTTAAATCGATCGATTGGATTAAAGATAATGCCCATTCGCGGAATAAGTGCTTATCCTTATCTGGTATTCCGATTATTTTTGCAATGACAAGACTGGCAAATGGAAAAGCAAAATCAGAAATCACATCAATTTTTTTCTTACTTTTTATGCTATTAAACAGATCTATTGCTATCTTTTCTATAAAAGGGCGATATTTTTCAATACTGGCAGGGGTAAATTGGTGACTAACTAACATTCGTAATCTTGTATGATCAGGTGGATTTTTAAAAAGCATCATATCGTTTTGTATGTTTTTTAACGTTTCATACTTTTTCGTGGTGTCTGGCAGCGGCATGCGAGTCTGAAAACGAT
Protein-coding regions in this window:
- a CDS encoding cytochrome P450, producing MINQRVERCAREIIENPYSFYEEIRSIDFMYKGSFFKYPGWYVTGYEEASAVLKDHRFQTRMPLPDTTKKYETLKNIQNDMMLFKNPPDHTRLRMLVSHQFTPASIEKYRPFIEKIAIDLFNSIKSKKKIDVISDFAFPFASLVIAKIIGIPDKDKHLFREWALSLIQSIDLTRSRRSIVEGNKTTLEMLSFFKDMIKKRKQSPQDDLISELLKQQKDGELSEEELLATIVLLVIAGHETTVNLIGNSLYCFLTNRDEYKKLKENPSLIKPAIEECLRYESPTQMIAREASEDIELNNVRIKKGDQVYVLIGAANRDPKQFQNADVFDITRNPNPHLAFGSGIHFCLGSALARLEAQIAIQTLCQNTACIHAGTAEVKWRELVGFRAMKEMYVSFEV